The following proteins are encoded in a genomic region of Anolis carolinensis isolate JA03-04 unplaced genomic scaffold, rAnoCar3.1.pri scaffold_12, whole genome shotgun sequence:
- the LOC100560991 gene encoding aryl-hydrocarbon-interacting protein-like 1: MEETYLLNVEGVKKKILHGGCGVLPDFQDGSKVTFHFQTLKDDFERTVIDDSRQAGIPMEIIIGKMFKIEVWETLLTSMRIGEVAEFWCDAVHTGMYALISKGMRKIAEGKDPLEGQKHRCGMGNMFDYHSTGYADLDELQRTPQPLIFIMELFKVEDPTSYKRDTWAMSNDEKLLAVPKLHTEGNRLVLSRKFKEAAEKYQEAVICLRNVQSKEKPWEEDWLKLENLITPLVLNYCQCQLELGEYYEVLEHTTDLLQKNNKNVKAYFKRAKAHAAVWNEKEARMDFARVAQLDPSLAAAVRKELRILGERMRQKHVEDRKRYQGLFQPSSQGKTEQKVMEESEERKEDLPDDVHRAEMDEGKEDASSGPKREGQEMGARNEEMVEEEENNGSSENPGGKDTDEASLQKEIKIEIGIEEPEEEGQVQSSSKGDIANGETSENNTGQEEENRETEGSPRRQTGVHVVSTGIVRSPGISTNSVGKEDMEGCCEAEMGFEGVTSHREMGDCGEGEDLNLNSHFKVQDSVGSVEEETNKEGAREESSEESHGGDTFLQVQDEGPKKEAEVSTELNLKEEATCGKENDGEPCNVHDECREDTKTGNHSQSEEEICGSAQCGANTEGNGVVDGDCGRGTQEGIMSIRVEDSTEESDGEGGDGQKDGSSIGSQGAIQGYETEQGCFEEEMNVMEESSVSGHEGLQALGKV; the protein is encoded by the exons atggaagaaACATACCTGCTGAATGTGGAAGGCGTCAAGAAAAAGATTTTACACGGAGGCTGCGGAGTTCTTCCAGATTTCCAGGATGGAAGCAAG GTAACCTTTCACTTCCAGACATTGAAGGACGACTTTGAGCGAACAGTAATAGACGATAGCCGCCAGGCAGGCATCCCTATGGAGATTATTATTGGGAAAATGTTCAAAATCGAGGTGTGGGAGACCCTGCTGACTTCCATGCGGATTGGTGAGGTGGCCGAGTTCTGGTGCGATGCCGTT CACACAGGGATGTACGCCTTGATCTCCAAGGGCATGAGGAAAATCGCGGAGGGCAAAGACCCCTTGGAGGGCCAAAAGCACCGCTGCGGGATGGGCAACATGTTCGACTATCACAGCACTGGCTATGCAGACCTGGACGAGCTGCAGAGGACCCCACAACCCCTCATCTTTATTATGGAGCTGTTTAAA GTGGAGGACCCCACTTCCTACAAACGGGATACGTGGGCCATGAGCAATGACGAGAAGCTGCTGGCAGTGCCCAAGCTGCACACCGAGGGAAACCGTCTGGTCCTGTCCAGGAAATTCAAGGAAGCAGCAGAGAAATACCAGGAAGCCGTCATCTGTTTGCGCAACGTCCAATCCAAG GAGAAGCCGTGGGAAGAGGACTGGCTGAAGTTAGAAAATCTCATCACACCTCTTGTACTCAACTATTGTCAATGTCAACTAGAGTTGGGAGAGTATTACGAAGTGCTGGAACACACCACTGATCTTCTCCAGAAGAACAACA AAAACGTGAAGGCCTATTTCAAGCGGGCAAAGGCCCATGCTGCCGTCTGGAATGAGAAGGAGGCCAGGATGGACTTTGCGAGGGTGGCCCAGCTGGACCCATCTTTGGCCGCTGCTGTGCGGAAAGAGCTGCGGATCTTGGGGGAGAGGATGAGGCAGAAGCACGTGGAAGACCGCAAGAGATACCAAGGCCTCTTCCAGCCCTCTTCTCAAGGGAAAACCGAGCAGAAAGTGATGGAAGAGAgcgaagagagaaaggaagacctCCCTGACGATGTCCACCGGGCAGAGATGGATGAAGGGAAGGAAGATGCCTCCTCAGGGCCAAAGAGAGAAGGTCAAGAGATGGGTGCGAGGAATGAAGAAATggtggaagaagaggaaaataatggATCCTCAGAAAATCCTGGTGGAAAGGATACAGATGAGGCTTCCCTTCAGAAAGAAATTAAGATTGAAATAGGAATCGAAGAACCGGAAGAAGAAGGACAAGTGCAGAGTTCTTCTAAAGGTGATATCGCCAATGGTGAAACCTCTGAGAACAATACTggccaagaagaagaaaatagagaAACAGAAGGATCTCCAAGGAGACAAACAGGTGTCCATGTTGTTTCTACAGGAATTGTGAGATCTCCAGGAATCTCAACAAACAGTGTAGGAAAGGAGGACATGGAAGGATGTTGTGAAGCTGAGATGGGCTTTGAAGGAGTGACTTCCCACAGAGAGATGGGAGATtgtggagaaggagaagacctcaACCTCAACAGCCATTTTAAGGTTCAAGACAGTGTTGGCAGTGTTGAAGAAGAGACTAATAAGGAAGGAGCAAGAGAGGAGAGTTCTGAGGAAAGCCATGGAGGAGATACTTTCCTTCAGGTCCAGGATGAAGGTCCAAAGAAGGAAGCAGAGGTATCAACAGAGCTGAATTTGAAGGAGGAGGCAACCTGTGGCAAGGAAAATGATGGAGAGCCATGCAACGTTCATGATGAGTGTAGAGAAGACACAAAGACTGGCAACCATTCCCAGTCTGAAGAGGAAATATGTGGGTCTGCTCAGTGTGGGGCCAACACAGAAGGCAATGGGGTGGTAGATGGAGATTGTGGGAGAGGAACACAAGAAGGCATCATGAGCATCAGAGTGGAGGACTCCACTGAAGAGAGTGATGGTGAAGGTGGAGATGGACAGAAAGATGGGTCCAGCATTGGGTCACAAGGAGCGATACAAGGGTATGAGACAGAACAAGGATGCTTTGAAGAAGAGATGAACGTAATGGAGGAGAGCTCTGTCTCAGGACATGAAGGTCTGCAAGCACTTGGGAAGGTCTAA